In Pseudobdellovibrio exovorus JSS, the genomic stretch TTCGGTTCCGTTGGCGGGTTTTCAGCGTATTAAGCCGATGGTATTTGCTGGGATCTTTCCTGTGGTTGCCAGTGAGTATCAAAACTTAAAGGATGCTTTAGATAAGTTATGTCTGAATGACTCATCTTTGACTTACGAAATTGAAAAATCATTGGCTCTAGGCTTTGGCTATCGCTGTGGTTTCTTAGGTCTACTTCACATGGAAATTGTGCAAGAGCGCTTAGAGCGTGAGTTTAACTTGAATCTGATCACGACGGCACCAACGGTGGTTTATCGTATCACTAAAAAAGATGGCACAATATTAATGTTAGAAAATCCATCTGGTATGCCGGATGAAACGCAGATCGAAAAAATGGAAGAGCCATATGTAAAAGTAACTTTGCATACTCCAACTGATTATATTGGTGGACTTCTTAAGCTTTGCGAAGATAAACGTGGCATACAAATTAAGATGGACTATATCACCGAGAAAAAAGTGATCATTGAGTACAAGTTACCAATGAATGAAATGGTGATGGACTTCTATGATCGCCTGAAATCAATTACTAAGGGCTATGCATCACTTGAGTATGAATTCTTAGGCTTTGAAGAAGCTGATTTAGTCAAAATGGATATTTTGATCAATGCAGAACCTGTGGATGCCTTATCTTTGATTATTCATCGTTCAAAGGCGACAACGCGCGGAAGAGCTTTAGCAGAGAAAATGAAAGAGTTGATTCCACGTCAACAGTACCAAGTGGCAATTCAAGCAGCAGTTGGAGCTAAAATTATCGCGCGTGAGACATTAGGAGCCATCAGAAAAGACGTGACGGCTAAGTGTTATGGTGGTGACATATCAAGGAAAAGAAAACTTCTAGAACGACAAAAAGAAGGTAAGAAGCGCATGAAGCAGATCGGTTCTGTTGACGTGCCGCAAGAAGCCTTCTTGGCGATCCTAAAAGTGGAGGACTAAGCGATATGTTCGGACGCAAGGGCACAACACCAAAACCACAAAAACAACCAAAAAAAGAGAAGTACGGCGGCTGGGACGTCAAAAACAAATTATTTTGGACTGAGGGTTGGGGCTCGATGTTGTTGGCGGTTCTGGCGGCTTTAACTATTCGTTGGTTATTGTTAGAAGCGTATGTCATCCCATCAGGATCTATGTTTCCGTCATTGCTCAAGAACGACCATATTTTCGTAAATAAAATGACTTATGGAATCCGTTTTCCTTTCAGTGAAAAGTGGATGGTGAAATTCCGTGAGCCAGAGCGCGGGGAAGTCATTGTTTTCAAGTACCCTCAAGATATGAGCACATTCTTTATTAAAAGAATCGTAGGCGTACCGGGCGATAAAGTTAAATTTGAAAATGGTATCTTGTACGTTAATGACAAGCCACAGCCGAAAAGCGTTCCTAAATCATCTGCTGACTTTGACTATCTTCGTGAAGAGGATTTCCAAAGTGAAGGTGGTTATCATGCGACTAAAGCGAACTATGTGCACTTCACAGAATCGCTGGATGGCGGTTACCATGATGATAAGTCTCCTAAAATTGTTGAGCACAGTATCTTGATGAAAAAAGGTGAAATCATGGGTTTCCCAGGTGATGGTGAATGGGTTGTGCCTCAAGATGCCTTATTTGTAATGGGTGACAATCGTTATCATTCGCACGATTCACGCTTCTGGGGCTTTGTTCCTCAGAAAAATATTTTGGGTCGAGCGAGCTTTGTTTGGTTAAGCTGTGAAGAGATGCTTCCTGTGGTCTCTGTTCTGTGTAACCCAATAACAATCCGCGGAACCCGTTTCTTTCACAGTATTCACTAGGTTGTAGAAGTGATTTTCCCCCGTAAAAAAATTGGAAAACAAGGGCGCTGGCCGCAAGCTTTAGCATTGATAGCGGCGCCAGTTGTTTTGATATTTGCTTTTCGTTGGGTAGTCTTTGAACCTTTCGTGATTCCCTCTGAAAGTATGTTACCTAATCTTTTAGTGCACGATCACATTTTGGTGTCTAAATCGAGCTACGGAATTAAAATTCCATTCAGTGACTCGTGGCTCTTGCGCTTTTCTGGTCCTCAGCGGGGCGATGTTGTCGTTTTTAAATACCCTCTGAATACGAATGTTTTCTTTATCAAACGTGTCGTCGGATTACCGCATGATAAGATCAGTGTGCAAAATGGACAGGTTATTGTGAATGATCAACCTTGGACAATCCAAGGTGTAACGTCTGGTGCTTTTAAAGACGAAGACAGCTTTTCTTATTTCTTAGAGTCGATTCCTTCCTCGGTTGAAGGGAAGGCTCTTTCTGAACATTTAATTCGTCTGAGCGTCGGTGGACACATTGATCCTAATGAAGTGGTTTTTGAAGTTCCAGAGGGACAATACCTTGTTTTAGGTGATAATCGTGATCAATCACAGGATTCTCGCTTTTGGGGATTTGTGGACGATAGACTGTTAGTCGGGCAGGCTAAATATATCTGGTTAAGCTGTGAAAACACGTTAGAAGCGACTCCGATGTTGTGTGATCCTGCCACCTTACGAGCCGATCGTATTTTTACCAGAATAAGAGGGGCTAAATGAAGTACACTATAGTTGCTATAGCCATTGCGGGGGCTCTTTTTTTTCGCGCCTTCCTTATTTCAGTATACAAGGTGACCACTCAAAGTATGGCTCCTGTCATGTTATCAGGGGATTTCGTTTTGAGTTCTCAGTACTCCTATGGGTTGCGTGTGCCATGGGATTCGGATGTCTATTTTCAATCGGCTCCCAAGCGTGGTGAGTTAGTGGTCTTTTCGAAGAACTATAAAACGTATATTAAACGTGTGGTGGCTGTAGAGCGCGATGAAGTGGCCTACCAGCAGGGCATTTTACACCTTAATGCTCAGCCATGTTCTTATGAAACCATAGCCACTCAGCCCGAGTTATTGCGCCAGCCTGTGCTGGAAGTTTGTGGCGAGCGCCAAACGCCGGTGATGCCAGTTTTGGCTCAAGAGGCCTCTAAGGAAGGTTCTGTGGAAGGCTCTGCTGTCGAAGAGGTTGCTAAAACTAAGCTGAATTCGGGTCAGATTCTTGTAGCGAGTGACAATCGTGATACAGAAGGTGCTGTTGAAATCGTTTATGTTGATCAAATTATTGGCAAGCCACTTTTTGTTTGGATGTCATTTGCCTCAACGCAAGATTCCATTTCTGCAACAAGCGGAATACGTTGGAATCGAATTTTGACAAAGCTCCAGTGAAGACATAGCATTTAGTTCAATGCCTGTGAGCAAAAGCTCTCTGATAACATTAAAAAAAATAGATGAAAAATTCGTTCTTCATTTATTTTCAAAGTCGATTGAACTCAAAAAGAATTTTAATGAGCATCGACTGTCATCCGGTCCTTACCACTCTGGATATAAAGGAACCGCAGCTCTTCTGTTTTTTGAACCCAGTACTCGTACACGTTTTAGTTTTGAAGCGGCTAGCAGCCGTGCTGGTTATCATCCCATGATTTTGGATGGTGGTATCGGAACAAGCATTGAAAAAGGCGAAACCATTGAAGATACAATTAGTAATATTCAAGCATTACGACCTTCTTTCTTTGTGATTCGCTGTCAAGATCATGTGAATCTAGAGCAAATAGATAGTTTAATTGATGTTCCTATTATCAATGCGGGATGGGGTAAAAGAGGGCATCCAACACAGGCCCTCCTTGATGGATTAACCATTCATGAAAAATTAGGCTCGATTGCTGCGAAAAATATTCTATTTGTAGGGGACATTAAGCATTCGCGTGTTGTGGCGTCTCATCGTGAACTTTCTGAAGTTTTGAAATACAATATGGGATTTTGTGCGCCTCGGGAATTCTTGCCGGAAGTGATCTCCACGGGAATTCAGTGTTTTTCTAATTTACCAGAAGCTCTTGAATGGGCTGATGTTGTGATAGCACTTCGTGTTCAGAAGGAAAGACACGAAAACGAAAATCTTTTTTTAATAGAAGATTATCGTGAAAACTTCGGACTAAATAATGAAAGACTCAAGTTAGCAAAGCCGAATGCTGTGATTATGCATCCGGGGCCAATCAACTACGGAGTTGAAATTGAATCTGAAATACTTCAAGACCCTCGTTGTGTGATCTTAAAGCAAGTCGAAAATGGCGCATTTCTAAGGGAAGCTCTTATACGTAGTATTGTGGATAAAGAAAAAGGTGACTGATATGGCATTAAAAAAAGGGTTTCTAGTCTTAGAAAGTGGTGAGGTCTTTGAAGGCTCACGCCTATCAGAACAGTCGGCCTTTCCCGAAAAAGCCGGAGAAGTGGTTTTCAATACATCCCACTCTGGTTATGAAGAAATTGCGACCGACCCTTCTTACTTTTCACAGATAGTCGTTATGACGGCTCCCATGCAAGGCAACTACGGAGTTGATAGACAGGTGTGGGAATCTCGTCAGCTTTGGATACAGGGTTTTATCTGTGTGCAAATACAAAATACAAAACGTGAAAACTCATGGGTGCGCCTACTTGTGGATCACCAAGTCCCTGTGCTGACAGAAGTCGACACTCGCCGTTTAGTGCTGCACCTTCGTAGCGAAGGAACTCCATGGGGTGCTATTGTCGCAGCTTCGAATGTCGAAGAAGCTAAAAAGAAAGCGGCTGACCTGATTCAAAAACAAAAAGGTTTAGAAGCTGACTGGGTCCACCTTTGCTCACGCCAAGAAATAGAAGATCATCAAGGTAAAAATCCAACTGGTCCGCGTGTAGCTGTGATCGACTTAGGTGCGAAAGAGAATATCCTACGCGAGCTTTTAAGTCGCTGTTCGCAGGTTCGTGTATTCCCATCACGTGTGTCTCCAGAGACAATTCAAGAATGGAAACCAGATTCCATCATGTTAACTAATGGTCCTGGGGACCCAAGTGCGGTACAACAAGTGCCAGATACAATTCGCCACTTTTTGGGGAAACTTCCGATCTTTGGTATTTGTATGGGACATCAGGTTCTATCTCTGGCTTTGGGGGCGAAAACTTATAAGTTGAAGTTTGGTCATCGTGGAGCCAACCACCCTATACGGGATACATTGCTAAATAAAATCTATATGTCGAGTCAGAATCATGGTTATGCTGTTGAAGATTCAACTTTACCTACAGATATTGAAGTGACACATAGAAATTTGAATGATCAGACTGTCGCTGGATTTTATTCTAGACGTTACAATTGCTTGGGCATTCAATACCACCCAGAAAGCCGCCCAGGTCCTCACGAAGCCAGTGAGCTATTTGATTATTTTATATTTGAAATGCACAAGACAAACAAAACAGAAATGGTGAATCATGGACTATAATACATTCAAGCTGAGTCTGCAAAAGTTGATCGAGTACTACACGAACCCCGAGTTTTCTGTAGAGCTTAACGAAGCAAAAAGAGAGTTTTTTGATAATACGGGAACTGTTGATGAAGAAAACCCAAATTATGATTTAAGAATGCACCAATTTTATGAGTGGTATTTTTTAACTCGAAATTTAAAGAGCTATATGAAGACACCATTGGCGGCAAGTGGACAGCATCGTGATTTAAGATTAAATGAACAAGACATCCAAGCTATTGATGTTCTACAGAACACGCACCAACACACATTGTTTGAGTACTTGAAATCTAAAAATGGCATCGTTTACGTACGTAATTTGATGACTAATAAAAAAATTGAAGTGCAGCAAGAAAAGATGGTCTTTGGTTTTGATAGCAAAGAGTTTTTTCAAGCTCGCATCGTGACTATTGAGGGAAAAAATTACTTCTTAGATAGTTTTTGTTTTCATCCTGAGTCATCTCAGAAATTCA encodes the following:
- the lepA gene encoding translation elongation factor 4 encodes the protein MDPKFIRNFSIIAHIDHGKSTLADALLSFTGALSDREKKEQFLDNMELERERGITIKAQTVCLKYKSKKDGETYQINLIDTPGHVDFSYEVSRSLAACEGAILVVDAAQGVEAQTLANVYLALENNLEIIPVLNKVDLPTADPEGVKKQIEDTVGLDCTDIIHASAKEKLGIEDILEAIIAKVPPPKADRSLPARSLIFDSWFDAYQGVVVLVRGVDGVIKKGDRIKFVSTDKEYEVLRMGKYMPFPEPVTELAAGEVGFIICGIKDIRDVQVGDTVTSAKNPASVPLAGFQRIKPMVFAGIFPVVASEYQNLKDALDKLCLNDSSLTYEIEKSLALGFGYRCGFLGLLHMEIVQERLEREFNLNLITTAPTVVYRITKKDGTILMLENPSGMPDETQIEKMEEPYVKVTLHTPTDYIGGLLKLCEDKRGIQIKMDYITEKKVIIEYKLPMNEMVMDFYDRLKSITKGYASLEYEFLGFEEADLVKMDILINAEPVDALSLIIHRSKATTRGRALAEKMKELIPRQQYQVAIQAAVGAKIIARETLGAIRKDVTAKCYGGDISRKRKLLERQKEGKKRMKQIGSVDVPQEAFLAILKVED
- the lepB gene encoding signal peptidase I, which gives rise to MFGRKGTTPKPQKQPKKEKYGGWDVKNKLFWTEGWGSMLLAVLAALTIRWLLLEAYVIPSGSMFPSLLKNDHIFVNKMTYGIRFPFSEKWMVKFREPERGEVIVFKYPQDMSTFFIKRIVGVPGDKVKFENGILYVNDKPQPKSVPKSSADFDYLREEDFQSEGGYHATKANYVHFTESLDGGYHDDKSPKIVEHSILMKKGEIMGFPGDGEWVVPQDALFVMGDNRYHSHDSRFWGFVPQKNILGRASFVWLSCEEMLPVVSVLCNPITIRGTRFFHSIH
- the lepB gene encoding signal peptidase I, with protein sequence MIFPRKKIGKQGRWPQALALIAAPVVLIFAFRWVVFEPFVIPSESMLPNLLVHDHILVSKSSYGIKIPFSDSWLLRFSGPQRGDVVVFKYPLNTNVFFIKRVVGLPHDKISVQNGQVIVNDQPWTIQGVTSGAFKDEDSFSYFLESIPSSVEGKALSEHLIRLSVGGHIDPNEVVFEVPEGQYLVLGDNRDQSQDSRFWGFVDDRLLVGQAKYIWLSCENTLEATPMLCDPATLRADRIFTRIRGAK
- the carA gene encoding glutamine-hydrolyzing carbamoyl-phosphate synthase small subunit, which encodes MALKKGFLVLESGEVFEGSRLSEQSAFPEKAGEVVFNTSHSGYEEIATDPSYFSQIVVMTAPMQGNYGVDRQVWESRQLWIQGFICVQIQNTKRENSWVRLLVDHQVPVLTEVDTRRLVLHLRSEGTPWGAIVAASNVEEAKKKAADLIQKQKGLEADWVHLCSRQEIEDHQGKNPTGPRVAVIDLGAKENILRELLSRCSQVRVFPSRVSPETIQEWKPDSIMLTNGPGDPSAVQQVPDTIRHFLGKLPIFGICMGHQVLSLALGAKTYKLKFGHRGANHPIRDTLLNKIYMSSQNHGYAVEDSTLPTDIEVTHRNLNDQTVAGFYSRRYNCLGIQYHPESRPGPHEASELFDYFIFEMHKTNKTEMVNHGL
- the lepB gene encoding signal peptidase I produces the protein MKYTIVAIAIAGALFFRAFLISVYKVTTQSMAPVMLSGDFVLSSQYSYGLRVPWDSDVYFQSAPKRGELVVFSKNYKTYIKRVVAVERDEVAYQQGILHLNAQPCSYETIATQPELLRQPVLEVCGERQTPVMPVLAQEASKEGSVEGSAVEEVAKTKLNSGQILVASDNRDTEGAVEIVYVDQIIGKPLFVWMSFASTQDSISATSGIRWNRILTKLQ
- a CDS encoding aspartate carbamoyltransferase catalytic subunit; the encoded protein is MSKSSLITLKKIDEKFVLHLFSKSIELKKNFNEHRLSSGPYHSGYKGTAALLFFEPSTRTRFSFEAASSRAGYHPMILDGGIGTSIEKGETIEDTISNIQALRPSFFVIRCQDHVNLEQIDSLIDVPIINAGWGKRGHPTQALLDGLTIHEKLGSIAAKNILFVGDIKHSRVVASHRELSEVLKYNMGFCAPREFLPEVISTGIQCFSNLPEALEWADVVIALRVQKERHENENLFLIEDYRENFGLNNERLKLAKPNAVIMHPGPINYGVEIESEILQDPRCVILKQVENGAFLREALIRSIVDKEKGD